The genomic stretch cttctcaaatgtgaggagtaaataACTTTTTAAGAATACGTATATAAggataattttggaaaaataaattgaattttttcttgattatataaatggacacttattttggaccaaaataaaaaagcaaattgatcacttattatggaccggagAGAGTATCAATTATCTGCTGACTCATCTTCGCCATGTCATTACTGCCACATATATGCTCGAGAGACGTCCACGTGTAAATTGCAAATTTTACCCAATACAATAAATTAACTCCTTTTAACACATCTTACATAACTCATTTTTTTTTCTGTTGTCTTTCATTTGGTCTATTATTTAAACCAAATTGAAGAAAGCAAGGGCGTCACAAATTAAGTGCAATTAATTTCAATATAGAAAATTATGAAACGCAATGTAATTTCGACAACGGCGCAAGTGTACGTACAATAGAGTTAGTTGCTAGTAATTTGTAATAGGTCTAATCTTCATCATCAACAGCTAGTGCATTCTTAAATGGTGTTTAATTGAACTTCAACGTAGAACAGTTATATAAAATAAACTTTAATTTTGACAGTAATGCATTGTACATGAAAAGAGTACATTGCTATTGATAGGCCTAATATTCACGTTACAGGTTATTATAAACAAGAAAACTAGCATTAAATCCTCTATTTGGCCATAATAGTTTGTTTTCTGCAGCCGTGCCCTATATTCAACTATTGGGACCGCGTTTGTTAGGGAACGCTTTACCCTTCCTCCCCaccaaattgaattttttttatttggtttggctttttggtttttggtttttggttttgaattaaagatttaaaaatttaaatttctTGGTTTGGTTCatcttttaaaaaataacaatCGCATCCACCAGTCCCAAtttattttttcgttttttttagaTTTAAACTTCTTTATTTTGACTTTGTATTTGGACATTAAATCTTTAagcttttcaaaataaattaatatatttGAAAAATACGTACAAATTACTATAAGTTACagtaattaataatttaaaatatatagaagACATATAAAATATGTAATAAAAAACAACTCGTTTGACTCTCGAAATTCAAATATATAAATTGGGACGGAGGATCTTATTTGCTTTGGCGATGGATGCACTAATGCATCAAGGGAAAGTGCCATGAGACGCGAGGCAGTGTCAACAAGaagttggaggtttggagacaagaccttagagtctaaaggtttcaagttaagCAAGATTAAAATAGAGTACTTAGAGTGCAAGTTCAACGGCGAGATGGGGGAGAGGATATAGACGTGAGGCTTGACTCGtaagtcatccccaagagaggtagtttcaagtatcttgggtcAATTATCCAAGGGAACgaggagattgacgaggatgtcacacaccgttcAGGAGAGAGGTGGATGAAATGAAGGTTAGCATCTGACGACTTGTGTGACAAAAATATGCCACCAAAGCTTAAAGGCCAGTTCTACACGACGGTGGTTAGACCGACTATATTGTATGGGGATGAATGCTGGCTAGTAAAAAACTcgcatatccagaagatgaacgTAGCTGAAATGAGGGTGTTGCGATGGATGTACGGGCATACTAGgttggataagattagaaatgaggatattcgggagaaggtgagCGTGGCCCCTATGAAGGATAAGATGCGAGCAGCGAtgcttagatggttcgggcatgtgagAAGAAGAAGCTTAGATGCCCTAGTGAGGAGGTGTGAATGGTTGGCTCTGGCGGttatgagaagaggtagagggcgccctaagaagtattggggagaggtgatcaggcagtaCATGGCGCGGCTTCAGCTTACCGAGGATATGGCGCTTGATAGGAGGATATGAAGGTCGAGGATTAGGATAGAGGGGTAATAGGCTGTGGTGTATTTTTCTAATCCGTTCCGAATTTATTAAAAGGGCTCGTCTTCTAGCACCTTGTCGTTGTTCTTAGAATGCAGGTATTAGGGTTGTTTTCGTACTATCTTCTGCTCCGGTCTCTTTAGTACCTTATCGTTGTTACTGGTTGTTGCTATTGATATTGCTTTCTTCCATCTATTTTTTCTGGTTAATACATTATTGGTATCATTTTCCTGGCCTTGTTGTTAACATTTTCTTGTTTCTATTCTTCTTCTCGAGCCAAGGATCTTTCGAAAACAGACTCTCTACCTTCCCAGAATAAGAttaaggtttgcgtacatattacctTCGCCGAACCCTACTTGCGAATTCTACTTAATTGTTGTTATTGGTACTGTTGTAAGTTAGGACGCAGGGAGTAATGTATAGAACTAATAGAAAAGAGgcagcaaaaaagaaaaaaaaaaatatccAAGGCATGGTATATTCATGAAGGTGGGCTTTGattcaactctttttttttttttttattcaactctctctctctctcttcacacatttttttttatttaattttaagtaTTATCCAAATTTTCtcctcaaaaatcaaaaaaagaaaaaaagaaaaataattattcCATTTTCCACTAAAGATAGGGAAAAAGGGACTTGGCATAATGTTAAAAGTTGTGTCATAAGAAAGCATAGTTAGAGGAAATTCGGGTAACCTTCTTTGAACTTTGTACTAAACTTCTTCTTGGTCTTCACCTTGTTGTGCATTTAATTCTCTACCAAAATGTCTCCATGAGATACAATTTGAGATCTTTCAGGTAAAAAGTTCACATTTTGAAGTATCAAAATTGCATTTTTTTTGGGTTTTCCAAATGCAATTCTTGTGAATTATAGCTCAAAAATTCTAGTGTTTACTTTTTCTTAGAAAATGTTGAGTTTCTTTTATTACCATTTTAGCTAAGCAGGGAAGATCCGTCGTTGCTGATACCTTCTTCTCGATTCTTTCTTCCATAACCAGAGGTCGGAGAAAGAAGAGATAAAAGGGTCCTATATAGAATATAGTCAGAAATTCATAATAGAGTCCGACCACAAGGGCCGAATTGATAAATTTATTTTTCTCCATAAGAAGAGAAAAAATAGCATTTCTGTAGTAAGATTTTTTTGTGAAACCTGTGACTGTTGTTTTACTACATCTATTTTTCAAGAGACAGCAAAAGGGTAAATGAATGTATTAATATAGTACTCGATCTGGTtcataataagtgaccaatttactttTTCGTTTTGGctcaaaataagtgtccagttaTATAATCAAtaaagaattcaatttgtttttacaaaataacccttatgtacatatccctaaaaacatttcttactcctcacattaaatgtttaattagtgatagtttagtcatagtaggtatttttgtataaaatttaatattttcctAATGGGCGTGCTAAAAGTAAATGTGTTACTTATTGTGCACGGGAGGAGTACTATATTGTTGTGGTTGTTGTATACACTCATACAGTCAACAAACACGAAAACAAGAGCATTTATTTTATCTAATTAATTAATGGTATAGCTATAAACCTAGCTAAGTCCTAGGGGGAATACTAATATTTATCTAATAATTAATGGTACAGCTATAACTCCTAGTGGAAATAGCTTTAACTTTAATTTTAGCTAATTAGCTAATATGTCattctttaattattttatttcttttatttgtgtGGTTGATCTTCTCTTTTTGAGCATAGCATTAACCTATGCAATATAATTTCTCAGGTACGCAAATCTTTAATTTACACACAGAAAATGCTCTCCGCTCTG from Nicotiana sylvestris chromosome 12, ASM39365v2, whole genome shotgun sequence encodes the following:
- the LOC138882828 gene encoding uncharacterized protein, which gives rise to MPPKLKGQFYTTVVRPTILYGDECWLVKNSHIQKMNVAEMRVLRWMYGHTRLDKIRNEDIREKVSVAPMKDKMRAAMLRWFGHVRRRSLDALVRRCEWLALAVMRRGRGRPKKYWGEVIRQYMARLQLTEDMALDRRI